The following are encoded together in the Acetobacter vaccinii genome:
- a CDS encoding OmpA family protein, with translation MRLRTALLATTLMAAAPAAASATTITGPYVDVGGGYNLVQNQHMHLGNPAGAAIPGGGSSQIRHNTGFTGFGSFGWGFGNGLRAEVEGVYNFSYINHRGGTNVLGKTHSSDESYGGFVNVLYDIDLKQFGIDAPVTPFVGVGAGYLWQRYNNMHTNFVGGASTTVAGTRGGFAYQGIVGAAFDTGIPGFQVTTEYRMIGQPGSFVDGAYNYSSFNSTGARTTHGHANFDQRFNHQFILGLRYAFDTAPPPPPPAPVVAAPAPLPARSYLVFFDWDKYNLTARARQIVAEAAQASTHIQTTRIEVNGYTDNSAARPGPAGQKYNLGLSVRRAQSVKAELIRDGVPAAAIDIHGYGEAHPLVPTGPNTREPQNRRVEIILH, from the coding sequence ATGCGTCTCCGCACGGCGTTACTTGCAACGACACTGATGGCAGCGGCTCCGGCGGCCGCATCTGCCACCACGATCACAGGCCCTTATGTTGACGTGGGCGGTGGTTACAACCTGGTCCAGAACCAGCACATGCACCTCGGCAACCCTGCCGGTGCAGCCATTCCTGGCGGTGGTTCCTCCCAGATTCGCCACAACACCGGCTTCACCGGTTTTGGTTCGTTTGGCTGGGGCTTCGGCAACGGCCTGCGCGCTGAAGTTGAAGGTGTTTACAACTTCTCCTACATCAACCACCGCGGCGGCACCAATGTTCTGGGCAAGACGCACAGCAGCGACGAGTCCTACGGCGGCTTTGTCAACGTGCTGTACGACATCGACCTGAAGCAGTTCGGGATCGACGCACCTGTCACACCGTTCGTCGGTGTTGGTGCTGGCTACCTGTGGCAGCGTTATAACAACATGCACACCAACTTCGTTGGCGGCGCGTCCACCACCGTTGCTGGCACCCGTGGTGGCTTTGCCTACCAGGGTATCGTTGGTGCGGCCTTTGACACGGGTATCCCCGGCTTCCAGGTCACGACCGAATACCGCATGATCGGTCAGCCCGGCTCCTTCGTTGACGGCGCTTACAACTACAGCTCCTTCAACTCCACTGGTGCACGCACGACCCACGGTCATGCCAACTTCGACCAGCGCTTCAACCACCAGTTCATCCTGGGCCTGCGCTATGCGTTCGACACGGCTCCCCCGCCGCCGCCGCCCGCTCCGGTCGTTGCTGCTCCGGCTCCGCTGCCCGCACGCTCCTACCTGGTGTTCTTCGACTGGGACAAGTACAACCTGACCGCTCGCGCTCGTCAGATCGTGGCTGAAGCTGCTCAGGCTTCCACCCACATCCAGACGACCCGCATCGAAGTTAACGGCTACACCGATAACTCCGCTGCACGCCCCGGCCCGGCTGGCCAGAAGTACAACCTCGGCCTGTCCGTGCGTCGTGCTCAGAGCGTGAAGGCTGAACTGATCCGTGACGGTGTTCCGGCTGCTGCCATCGACATCCACGGCTACGGTGAAGCTCACCCGCTGGTCCCGACCGGCCCGAACACCCGTGAACCCCAGAACCGTCGCGTGGAAATCATCCTCCACTAA
- a CDS encoding tyrosine recombinase: MTRRADGVDLFLEMLAAERAAAPNTLAAYEADLRSCADSLARCGETLADATTQGLRHWLADLAQDGQSRRTVARRLSCIRQFCLFQLREGLRADNPATSLDTPRPERTLPRFLSESEVLALLEACLPLSGASSAKWRRGLVARAALELLYASGLRISELLALPRQALGRDARMMMVRGKGGRQRLVPLSDSAREAAQALLQADAMLQSPYLFPGRVPTRAMTRQAFDRILHDVGLRAGLDPARLSPHVLRHSFATHLLAHGADLRALQVLLGHADIATTQIYTHVQTERLRQVVAEHHPLAAGAESATDAAEGGTAAKG; the protein is encoded by the coding sequence GTGACCCGGCGTGCCGACGGTGTTGACCTGTTTTTGGAAATGCTGGCGGCGGAGCGGGCTGCGGCCCCCAACACCCTTGCTGCGTACGAGGCTGACCTGCGCTCCTGCGCGGACAGCCTTGCACGCTGTGGGGAAACACTGGCTGATGCCACCACACAGGGGCTGAGGCACTGGCTGGCCGACCTCGCGCAGGATGGGCAGTCCCGCAGGACTGTGGCGCGCAGGCTGTCCTGTATCCGCCAGTTCTGCCTTTTCCAGCTGCGTGAGGGGCTGCGGGCTGACAACCCGGCTACCAGCCTGGATACCCCCAGGCCAGAACGGACATTGCCGCGCTTTTTGTCCGAATCGGAGGTGCTGGCCCTGCTGGAGGCCTGCCTGCCGCTCTCGGGCGCATCGTCTGCAAAATGGCGGCGCGGGCTGGTTGCGCGCGCGGCGCTGGAACTGCTGTATGCTTCGGGCCTGCGTATATCAGAACTGCTGGCTCTACCCCGGCAGGCGCTGGGGCGAGATGCCCGGATGATGATGGTGCGGGGCAAAGGCGGGCGGCAGCGGCTTGTGCCCCTGTCAGACAGTGCGCGGGAGGCCGCTCAGGCGCTGTTGCAGGCGGATGCCATGCTGCAAAGCCCGTATCTATTCCCCGGCCGTGTGCCCACCCGGGCGATGACCCGTCAGGCGTTTGACCGTATTTTGCATGATGTCGGGCTGCGTGCGGGGCTGGACCCAGCGCGCCTGTCCCCCCATGTCCTGCGGCATTCCTTTGCTACGCATCTGCTGGCCCATGGGGCGGATTTGCGGGCGTTGCAGGTGCTGTTGGGGCATGCGGACATTGCGACAACCCAGATTTACACCCATGTGCAGACCGAACGGTTGCGGCAGGTGGTGGCGGAACACCATCCGCTGGCTGCCGGAGCGGAGTCCGCCACGGACGCGGCGGAAGGCGGCACGGCCGCAAAAGGCTGA
- the aroB gene encoding 3-dehydroquinate synthase, whose amino-acid sequence MSSRISTPPPETTDPPPIPLDLERIVRCSTDGFLPSGRSIVLVGLMGAGKTTIGRHLAGRLGLPFVDADVEIERAAGCSIADVFRLYGEAAFRDGERRVIRRLLEGPPMVLATGGGAFMDTATRTMVREHAISLWLRCPLPVLLRRVSGRTHRPLLNTASPRDVLERLMTIRHPVYAEADIIVDCGDNNVEHTTTRVMEALALSNRPLRLPVSLASTRYDVVIGSDLISRAGALLAPVLPRKAAIIITDETVGALYLNRLEEALAQTGIATRSLIVPPGERSKNIDTYAGLVDSILKEGVERRTSIIALGGGVVGDLAGFVASTTLRGLPFVQIPTTLLSQVDSSVGGKTGINSRWGKNLIGAFHQPLCVLADVSALATLPRRELMAGYAEIVKAGLIGDPELFAWCEKNGAALLDQDPETLAEAVRQACAFKARVVAADEREEQKTDGRALLNLGHTFGHALEAELGYDGRLLHGEAVSIGLTLAFAVSVRLGACPQADLERVTRHLEGLNMPAHIRDLPYSFKVDDLMSHMLKDKKMQDGKLSFVLAHGIGQAFTTRDVPAQTVRDALVADGAAP is encoded by the coding sequence ATGTCATCACGTATCTCCACACCTCCGCCCGAAACCACAGACCCGCCCCCCATTCCGCTTGACCTGGAACGGATTGTCCGCTGCTCCACCGATGGCTTTCTGCCTTCGGGGCGCAGCATTGTGCTTGTTGGCCTGATGGGGGCAGGCAAGACAACGATCGGCCGGCACCTGGCCGGGCGACTGGGCCTGCCTTTTGTAGATGCGGATGTTGAAATTGAACGGGCGGCTGGCTGCTCCATAGCCGATGTCTTCCGGCTGTATGGTGAAGCCGCCTTCCGTGACGGAGAACGCCGCGTGATCCGCCGCCTGCTTGAAGGCCCACCCATGGTGCTGGCCACGGGCGGCGGCGCGTTCATGGACACCGCCACCCGCACCATGGTGCGCGAACATGCCATTTCCCTGTGGCTGCGCTGCCCCCTGCCGGTGCTGCTGCGCCGTGTTTCCGGCCGCACGCACCGCCCGTTGCTGAACACAGCCTCCCCCCGCGATGTGCTGGAGCGGCTGATGACCATCCGCCACCCGGTATATGCCGAGGCGGACATTATCGTTGATTGTGGAGATAACAACGTGGAGCATACCACAACACGCGTCATGGAGGCGCTGGCCCTGTCAAACCGCCCCCTGCGGCTACCTGTCAGCCTTGCCAGCACCCGTTATGATGTCGTGATCGGCAGTGACCTGATCAGCCGGGCCGGTGCCCTGCTGGCCCCCGTGCTGCCGCGCAAGGCCGCCATCATCATTACCGATGAAACGGTCGGGGCGCTGTATCTGAACCGCCTGGAAGAAGCACTGGCCCAGACCGGCATTGCCACACGCAGCCTGATCGTGCCGCCGGGTGAACGCAGCAAGAATATCGACACCTATGCCGGGCTTGTCGATTCCATCCTTAAAGAAGGTGTGGAACGACGCACCAGCATCATCGCCCTGGGGGGCGGTGTTGTCGGAGACCTGGCAGGGTTTGTGGCCTCCACCACCCTGCGTGGCCTGCCGTTTGTGCAAATACCGACCACCCTGCTGTCCCAGGTCGATTCCTCCGTCGGGGGCAAAACGGGCATCAACTCGCGCTGGGGCAAGAATCTGATCGGGGCATTCCACCAGCCCCTGTGCGTTCTGGCCGATGTTTCCGCCCTCGCCACCCTGCCCAGGCGCGAGCTGATGGCCGGTTATGCCGAAATTGTGAAGGCTGGCCTGATCGGTGACCCCGAGCTGTTTGCCTGGTGCGAAAAGAACGGCGCGGCCCTGCTGGACCAGGACCCCGAAACCCTTGCCGAGGCCGTACGACAGGCCTGCGCCTTCAAAGCCCGGGTTGTCGCTGCTGATGAGCGTGAAGAGCAGAAAACCGATGGCCGGGCACTGCTGAACCTGGGTCACACCTTTGGCCATGCGCTGGAAGCCGAACTGGGGTACGACGGCCGCCTGCTGCATGGTGAGGCTGTTTCCATCGGGCTGACTCTGGCTTTTGCCGTGTCTGTCCGACTTGGAGCCTGCCCGCAGGCCGATCTGGAGCGCGTCACCCGCCATCTGGAAGGGCTGAACATGCCCGCCCACATCCGTGACCTGCCTTATTCCTTCAAGGTCGATGACCTGATGAGCCACATGCTCAAGGATAAAAAAATGCAGGATGGCAAGCTGTCTTTTGTGCTCGCACATGGAATCGGACAGGCCTTTACAACCCGCGATGTACCCGCCCAGACAGTGCGTGACGCACTGGTTGCGGACGGTGCCGCACCTTAA
- a CDS encoding GtrA family protein has protein sequence MPLPLSGTRWRQLEQFLKFGVVGSLGLVCDIASVYALRPLLGLDLATLAAYFIAATFNWVLNRLWTFHGLGLHHHPIMQWLRFLSANSLGFCLNRGTVYALFFFVPLCVHHPALALAAGALAGMLANFNISRAMVFRNHPGAPQTTPTQPDKKPHSTTP, from the coding sequence ATGCCCCTTCCCCTTTCCGGCACCAGATGGCGCCAGCTAGAGCAGTTTCTTAAATTTGGTGTTGTCGGCAGTCTGGGACTTGTGTGCGACATTGCCTCGGTCTACGCGCTGCGCCCCCTGCTTGGGCTGGACCTTGCAACTCTTGCGGCCTATTTCATCGCAGCGACATTCAACTGGGTGTTGAACCGACTCTGGACATTCCACGGCTTGGGCCTGCACCACCACCCGATCATGCAATGGCTGCGCTTTCTCTCGGCCAACAGTCTGGGCTTCTGCCTGAACCGTGGCACGGTCTATGCGCTGTTTTTCTTTGTGCCGCTCTGCGTCCACCACCCGGCATTAGCACTGGCTGCTGGCGCGCTAGCAGGCATGCTGGCCAATTTCAACATCAGCCGGGCCATGGTCTTTCGCAACCACCCCGGTGCGCCCCAGACTACGCCCACGCAGCCAGACAAAAAGCCACATTCGACCACGCCATAA
- the alaS gene encoding alanine--tRNA ligase, giving the protein MLTTNEIRSAFLEYFASKGHQIVQSSSLVPRNDPTLLFTNAGMVQFKNVFTGQETRPYSRATTAQKVVRAGGKHNDLDNVGYTARHHTFFEMMGNFSFGDYFKPEAIELAWTLVTKNFGLAKDKLLVTVFAEDEDAAGLWRKIAGLDDSRIIRIPTSDNFWRMGDTGPCGPCSEIFYDHGPDVPGGPPGSPDEDGDRFVEIWNLVFMQYFEDPPGVRTPLPRPSIDTGMGLERFAAIMQGKRDNYDTDTFVALTQASADITHQSVDGAFKASHRVVADHLRSAAFLIADGVLPSKDGRGYVLRRIMRRAMRHLHMMGTTDPVFHKLLPALIQQMGGAYPELVHGEALIRETMRGEEERFKAMLDRGLHLLEDEKSRLQSGAPLPGDIAFRLYDTFGFPLDLTQDALRGSGHDVDVKGFEDAMTVQRQRARAAWAGSGDSAVETVWFEARDKFGASEFLGYATEQADGEVQAIINDNAFVAEAPVGAEVAILLNQTPFYGESGGQAGDTGFLTASGVKVAIRDTQKKAGDLIVHYGTVTEGTLRTGAAVTATIDHDRRSAIRAHHSATHLLHEAMRRHLGAHVAQKGSLNGPERLRFDVSQPRPVTAEELLDIEAEVNRRIRENSAVITRSMTPEEAVNEGATALFGEKYGDEVRVVSMGAGDDTRGAWSMELCGGTHVARTGDIGQFRIVSESGVSAGVRRIEAVAGRAAESLTATNEQRLAQMAAMMKVGAAEAPERLATLLEERKLMERQISHLQRQLAAGTATAAGVETIGAIRLATRNVAETPARELKGLAETILKQGNADVVVLISTAEGKGSVVAAITPEWAEKADAVALVRAASAAMGGKGGGGRRDMAQAGGPDAGAADAAFDAVRATLKELA; this is encoded by the coding sequence ATGCTGACAACAAACGAAATTCGTAGTGCTTTTCTGGAGTATTTTGCCAGCAAGGGCCACCAGATCGTACAGTCCTCCTCCCTTGTACCGCGCAATGACCCAACGCTGTTGTTTACCAACGCAGGCATGGTGCAGTTCAAGAACGTCTTTACCGGCCAGGAAACGCGCCCCTATTCGCGCGCGACCACGGCGCAGAAAGTCGTTCGGGCCGGGGGCAAGCACAACGATCTGGACAATGTCGGCTACACGGCGCGCCATCACACATTCTTTGAAATGATGGGCAACTTCTCCTTTGGCGACTACTTCAAGCCCGAAGCGATTGAACTGGCCTGGACGCTGGTGACAAAGAACTTCGGTCTGGCCAAGGACAAGCTGCTGGTCACCGTCTTTGCCGAAGATGAGGACGCAGCGGGCCTGTGGCGCAAAATTGCGGGGCTGGATGACAGCCGCATTATCCGTATTCCCACATCGGATAATTTCTGGCGCATGGGTGACACCGGCCCCTGCGGCCCCTGCTCGGAAATTTTTTACGACCATGGCCCCGATGTTCCCGGTGGCCCCCCCGGCTCCCCCGATGAAGACGGGGATCGGTTTGTCGAAATCTGGAACCTTGTGTTCATGCAGTATTTCGAAGACCCGCCGGGCGTGCGTACTCCCCTGCCCCGCCCGTCCATCGACACCGGTATGGGGCTGGAACGCTTTGCCGCCATCATGCAGGGCAAGCGTGACAACTACGATACCGATACCTTTGTGGCGCTGACACAGGCCTCGGCCGACATCACCCACCAGTCTGTGGATGGCGCTTTCAAGGCCAGCCACCGGGTTGTGGCCGACCACCTGCGCTCCGCCGCCTTCCTGATTGCTGACGGTGTGCTGCCCTCCAAGGACGGGCGCGGCTACGTTCTGCGCCGCATCATGCGCCGCGCCATGCGCCACCTGCACATGATGGGCACGACCGACCCCGTGTTCCACAAGCTGCTGCCAGCCCTGATCCAGCAGATGGGCGGCGCCTATCCCGAACTGGTGCATGGGGAAGCCCTGATCCGCGAGACCATGCGTGGTGAGGAAGAACGCTTTAAAGCCATGCTGGATCGCGGCCTGCACCTGCTGGAGGACGAAAAGAGCCGCCTGCAGTCTGGTGCCCCCCTGCCCGGTGATATCGCCTTCCGCCTGTATGACACGTTTGGCTTCCCGCTGGACCTGACACAGGACGCCCTGCGCGGCAGCGGCCATGATGTGGACGTAAAAGGCTTTGAAGATGCCATGACCGTCCAGCGCCAGCGTGCCCGTGCGGCATGGGCCGGGTCCGGTGACAGCGCGGTTGAAACCGTGTGGTTTGAAGCCCGCGACAAATTTGGTGCCTCCGAGTTCCTCGGCTATGCGACAGAGCAGGCTGATGGTGAGGTCCAGGCTATTATCAACGACAACGCCTTTGTGGCTGAAGCCCCTGTTGGGGCAGAAGTGGCCATCCTGCTCAACCAGACACCCTTTTACGGTGAAAGCGGCGGTCAGGCGGGGGACACCGGCTTCCTGACCGCTTCTGGCGTCAAGGTTGCCATCCGCGACACCCAGAAAAAGGCCGGGGACCTGATCGTCCACTACGGCACCGTGACCGAGGGTACGCTGCGCACTGGCGCTGCCGTTACCGCCACGATCGACCATGACCGCCGTTCGGCCATTCGGGCGCATCACTCGGCTACCCACCTGCTGCATGAGGCCATGCGCCGCCACCTTGGCGCGCATGTTGCCCAGAAAGGCAGTCTGAACGGCCCCGAACGCCTGCGCTTTGACGTCAGCCAGCCCCGCCCTGTCACGGCAGAGGAACTGCTGGACATCGAAGCCGAAGTGAACCGCCGCATCCGTGAAAACTCGGCTGTCATCACCCGCTCCATGACGCCTGAAGAAGCCGTGAACGAAGGGGCCACAGCCCTGTTCGGGGAAAAATACGGTGATGAAGTGCGCGTTGTGTCCATGGGTGCAGGGGACGACACCCGTGGTGCCTGGTCGATGGAACTATGCGGCGGCACGCATGTGGCCCGCACCGGGGATATCGGGCAGTTTCGCATTGTCTCCGAAAGCGGTGTGTCTGCCGGGGTGCGCCGGATTGAGGCCGTTGCGGGCAGAGCAGCCGAAAGCCTGACTGCCACCAACGAGCAGCGCCTGGCCCAGATGGCAGCGATGATGAAAGTTGGCGCAGCGGAAGCCCCCGAGCGTCTGGCAACCCTGCTTGAAGAACGCAAGCTGATGGAACGCCAGATCAGCCACCTGCAACGCCAGCTTGCTGCGGGCACCGCGACTGCTGCCGGTGTGGAAACCATTGGCGCTATCCGTCTGGCCACCCGCAATGTGGCCGAAACCCCGGCCCGGGAACTGAAAGGTCTGGCTGAGACCATTCTCAAACAGGGCAATGCCGATGTTGTGGTCCTGATCTCCACCGCAGAAGGCAAAGGTAGCGTTGTTGCCGCCATTACCCCGGAGTGGGCTGAAAAAGCTGACGCTGTAGCCCTGGTACGCGCTGCCAGTGCTGCCATGGGTGGCAAGGGTGGCGGTGGCCGCCGCGACATGGCGCAGGCTGGCGGGCCTGATGCCGGTGCCGCCGACGCCGCCTTTGACGCCGTACGGGCGACCCTGAAGGAACTGGCCTGA
- a CDS encoding lysine--tRNA ligase, with amino-acid sequence MSESQTPPVADIPRAWPFEEARRLADHVATREGGDDVRPALLETGYGPSGLPHIGTFGEVARTSWVRQAYTALTGRPSRLLAFSDDMDALRKVPENVPQRDMLQGFIGQPLSRVPDPFGTHESFAAHNNARLRSFLDGFGFEYEFASSTAYYTSGRFDAALKRVLEVHEEILGVILPTLGPDRRATYSPVLPLHPRTGEVMQVKMDAIDPAAGTVRWTDPATGEVFETPVTGGHAKMQWKADWAMRWYALGVDYEMSGKDLIDSVRLSGKICRILGGTAPAGLTYELFLDEQGGKISKSKGNGLSVEEWLRYAPPESLGQFMFNQPQRAKRLYFDVIPKTADDYLTHVDKARAQQAENPTGNDLRANPAWFILKGQVAEDAGSPVSFSMLLNLASVANAETPEVLWGFIRRYDPDVSAESHPMLACLVSHAIAYYADFVRPAKTFRAPTEHERGALVDLAEVLRGFEGEAADAATLQNLVFEVGKRHGFEPLRSWFGCLYEVLLGQKEGPRFGGFVALYGVEETVALIDAALLRDRQG; translated from the coding sequence ATGTCCGAAAGCCAAACACCTCCTGTAGCTGATATTCCGCGCGCCTGGCCTTTTGAGGAGGCGCGCCGACTGGCCGACCATGTAGCCACCCGTGAGGGCGGTGATGACGTGCGCCCGGCCTTGCTGGAAACCGGCTATGGCCCGTCGGGCCTGCCGCATATTGGTACTTTTGGCGAGGTGGCGCGTACCTCCTGGGTACGTCAGGCCTATACGGCGCTGACTGGCCGTCCGTCCCGCCTACTGGCTTTTTCGGACGACATGGACGCCCTGCGCAAGGTGCCCGAAAATGTGCCCCAGCGCGACATGCTGCAAGGGTTTATCGGCCAGCCGCTCTCGCGCGTGCCCGACCCGTTTGGCACGCACGAATCGTTTGCGGCCCATAACAACGCTCGCCTGCGGTCATTTCTTGACGGCTTTGGCTTTGAGTACGAATTTGCGTCCTCCACCGCCTACTACACCTCTGGCCGGTTTGACGCCGCGCTGAAGCGGGTGCTGGAAGTGCATGAGGAAATTCTGGGCGTCATCCTGCCCACCCTGGGGCCGGACCGTCGGGCGACCTATTCCCCCGTTCTGCCGCTGCACCCGCGTACGGGTGAAGTCATGCAGGTCAAGATGGACGCCATCGACCCTGCTGCCGGGACAGTGCGTTGGACCGACCCTGCAACGGGTGAAGTGTTTGAAACGCCCGTAACCGGCGGTCACGCCAAAATGCAGTGGAAGGCCGACTGGGCCATGCGCTGGTATGCGCTGGGCGTTGATTACGAAATGTCAGGCAAGGACCTGATCGACAGCGTACGCCTGTCGGGCAAGATCTGCCGTATTCTGGGGGGCACGGCCCCGGCAGGCCTGACGTATGAACTGTTTCTGGACGAGCAGGGCGGCAAGATCTCCAAATCCAAGGGCAACGGCCTGTCGGTAGAGGAATGGCTGCGCTACGCCCCGCCGGAAAGTCTGGGCCAGTTTATGTTCAACCAGCCCCAGCGCGCCAAGCGGCTGTATTTTGATGTCATTCCCAAAACGGCGGATGACTATCTGACCCATGTTGACAAAGCCCGCGCCCAGCAGGCCGAAAACCCCACAGGTAATGACCTGCGGGCCAACCCGGCGTGGTTTATCCTCAAAGGTCAGGTGGCGGAGGATGCTGGTAGCCCGGTCTCGTTCAGCATGCTGCTTAATCTGGCCAGTGTTGCCAATGCGGAAACGCCCGAAGTGCTGTGGGGCTTTATCCGCCGGTATGACCCAGATGTGTCGGCAGAGAGCCACCCGATGCTGGCCTGCCTGGTTAGCCATGCCATTGCGTATTACGCTGATTTTGTGCGCCCGGCCAAAACCTTCCGTGCGCCGACCGAGCATGAGCGCGGGGCACTGGTTGATCTGGCAGAAGTGCTGCGTGGTTTTGAGGGCGAGGCAGCAGATGCCGCAACCTTGCAGAACCTTGTGTTCGAAGTTGGCAAGCGCCATGGGTTTGAGCCGCTGCGAAGCTGGTTTGGCTGCCTGTATGAGGTTCTGCTGGGCCAGAAGGAAGGGCCGCGCTTTGGCGGTTTTGTTGCCCTGTATGGTGTGGAAGAGACAGTCGCCCTGATTGATGCGGCCCTTCTGCGCGACCGACAGGGCTGA
- a CDS encoding acetyl-CoA carboxylase carboxyltransferase subunit alpha encodes MRQFLDFEKPVAELENKIDELRQMTDPEGVNIEEETARLSEKAEKHLRTIYAKLTPWQKVQVARHAQRPHAQDYINALVTDYTPLAGDRLFGDDKAVVGGMGRFDGTPVMVIGTERGSDLETRLQHNFGMARPEGYRKAQRLMTLAGQFGLPILTFIDTAGAWPGIDAEQRGQAEAIARSIATCFDAPVPLIATVIGEGGSGGAVALGAGDKVLMLEHAIYSVISPEACASILWRDPKQASTAAETLRLTAQDLKRLGLIDQIIPEPVGGAQRDPDAARKAVGKVLSETLKDLLPLAPARLKELRREKFLAMGREALH; translated from the coding sequence ATGCGTCAGTTCCTGGATTTCGAAAAGCCCGTCGCCGAACTTGAAAACAAGATCGACGAACTGCGGCAGATGACAGACCCCGAAGGGGTCAACATTGAAGAAGAAACGGCCCGCCTTTCTGAAAAGGCGGAAAAGCATCTGCGTACCATCTATGCCAAGCTTACGCCCTGGCAGAAGGTGCAGGTTGCCCGTCATGCCCAGCGTCCGCATGCGCAGGATTACATCAATGCGCTGGTGACAGACTACACCCCGCTGGCGGGGGACAGGCTGTTTGGGGATGACAAGGCCGTTGTTGGTGGCATGGGTCGTTTTGACGGTACCCCCGTCATGGTGATCGGCACCGAGCGCGGCTCGGACCTGGAAACGCGCCTCCAGCACAACTTTGGCATGGCCCGGCCCGAAGGCTATCGCAAAGCACAGCGGCTGATGACGCTGGCTGGCCAGTTTGGCCTGCCGATCCTGACGTTTATTGACACGGCAGGCGCATGGCCGGGTATCGATGCCGAGCAGCGTGGCCAGGCCGAGGCAATTGCCCGGTCTATTGCCACCTGTTTTGATGCCCCCGTGCCGCTGATCGCGACTGTGATCGGGGAAGGCGGTTCCGGTGGGGCTGTGGCTCTGGGTGCTGGCGATAAGGTGCTTATGCTTGAGCACGCCATCTACTCCGTCATCTCGCCCGAGGCCTGTGCCTCCATCCTGTGGCGTGATCCCAAACAGGCCAGCACAGCGGCAGAAACACTGCGGCTGACGGCGCAGGACCTCAAGCGCCTTGGGCTGATTGACCAGATTATTCCAGAACCCGTAGGTGGCGCGCAGCGTGACCCCGATGCGGCCCGCAAGGCTGTGGGCAAGGTGCTGTCCGAAACCCTCAAGGACCTTCTGCCGCTGGCTCCGGCCCGCCTGAAGGAATTGCGGCGCGAGAAGTTTCTGGCCATGGGGCGTGAAGCCCTGCACTAA
- a CDS encoding competence/damage-inducible protein A, whose translation MRRTSALILIGNEILSGRTRDENIQFLARRLGELGIPLREIRVIPDVRETIVRTVTELRAAFDEVFTTGGIGPTHDDITAPCVAEAFGVPWEIDPPTFALLEDYFHKSEFNTARQRMAHLPRGATPIANPVSLAPGFSIGNVHVMAGVPRIMRAMFEELAPSLKKGPPVSSTTWHTLSLYEGTLAQGLEDVQDHYPQLDIGSYPFHREDGSYGVALIAKGQDEAAVQAAAREIHDLIVEKGGTPIAGEPAR comes from the coding sequence ATGCGCCGCACATCCGCCCTTATCCTGATCGGCAACGAGATCCTTTCCGGCCGCACACGGGACGAGAACATTCAGTTCCTGGCCCGCAGACTGGGGGAACTTGGCATCCCCCTGCGTGAAATCCGGGTTATTCCCGATGTGCGCGAAACCATTGTCCGCACCGTGACCGAACTGCGCGCGGCCTTTGACGAGGTTTTTACCACCGGGGGGATTGGCCCCACCCATGACGACATTACCGCCCCCTGCGTGGCCGAGGCCTTTGGGGTGCCGTGGGAAATTGACCCCCCGACCTTCGCCCTGCTGGAAGACTATTTTCATAAGTCGGAGTTCAACACCGCGCGCCAGCGCATGGCCCACCTGCCCCGTGGGGCAACACCCATTGCCAACCCGGTCTCACTCGCGCCCGGCTTCAGCATTGGCAATGTGCATGTCATGGCGGGCGTGCCCCGCATCATGCGCGCCATGTTTGAGGAACTGGCCCCGAGCCTGAAAAAAGGCCCGCCCGTGTCCTCCACAACATGGCATACGCTGTCACTGTATGAAGGAACGCTGGCCCAGGGGCTGGAAGACGTGCAGGACCATTACCCACAACTGGATATTGGCTCCTACCCCTTCCACCGTGAAGACGGCAGCTATGGTGTCGCCCTGATTGCCAAAGGACAGGATGAAGCCGCCGTGCAGGCCGCCGCACGGGAAATCCATGACCTGATTGTGGAAAAAGGCGGCACCCCCATTGCCGGGGAACCTGCCCGCTGA